Proteins encoded by one window of Microplitis mediator isolate UGA2020A chromosome 1, iyMicMedi2.1, whole genome shotgun sequence:
- the LOC130671486 gene encoding trypsin-1-like translates to MFKLIFLLALSTSITALHIVPLDDTPNSRAVGGTVAAITQAPWQVSIHYLNEHQCGGSIVSKEWVITAAHCVTAAANFYMIRAGSVYHNSLGSIHSVDRIIKHEFFTTNIYGFRNNDIALVHVAEIFILDTSRQAIPLYNVDEVISTSVKAQVTGWGDVVLATNTLQLINTYIITKINCNTTYSRYGGIYDNQSCFGETTGSPAACRTDAGGAVVLSKRLAGIISWSEGCGRTTFPSVFTEVSHYRLWIKRYSGV, encoded by the exons ATgttcaagttaatttttttattagctctCTCAACATCAATAACCG cTTTACATATAGTGCCGTTAGATGACACACCAAACAGCCGAGCAGTAGGTGGTACTGTCGCTGCTATTACTCAAGCACCATGGCAAGTCagtattcattatttaaatgaacatCAATGTGGCGGTAGCATTGTATCAAAAGAATGGGTTATCACAGCAGCTCACTGTGTTACTGCCGCagcaaatttttatatgattcGTGCTGGAAGTGTTTATCATAATTCGCTTGGTTCAATTCACTCAGTTGATAGAATAATAAAGCATGAATTCTTTACCACCAACATATATGGGTTCCGTAATAATGATATTGCTTTAGTACATGTAGCTGAAATATTTATACTGGATACAAGTCGTCAGGCAATTCCACTTTACAATGTTGATGAAGTTATATCTACTTCTGTCAAAGCTCAAGTTACTGGTTGGGGCGACGTTGTCTTGGCTACTAATACACTTCAACTTATAAACacatatataataacaaaaataaattgcaatACGACTTATTCAAGGTACGGCGGAATTTATGATAATCAAAGTTGTTTTGGTGAAACAACTGGTAGCCCAGCGGCGTGTCGAACTGATGCCGGAGGTGCTGTCGTACTTTCAAAACGTCTTGCCGGTATTATTTCCTGGTCTGAAGGATGTGGGCGTACAACTTTTCCGAGTGTTTTCACAGAAGTTAGTCATTATAGACTTTGGATCAAACGCTATTCTGgtgtataa